One genomic segment of Methanobrevibacter sp. includes these proteins:
- a CDS encoding flavodoxin family protein has translation MKAIFINGGPRKKWSTYQMLEKAMEGAKDAGSEVEIINLYDYNFIGCKSCFACKLKNAKTNGLCAIKDEITPILEKALNADVIVMGSPIYFYFTTGVLRSFMERLMFPILSYNPKVNEKTGEVESSLLGRTVPTAMIYTTGAPKEAAEEFKPNLDANKYFLETLYGYTETLYAHFTYQFKNYSKYDVPEGLEESRSKQRDEQFPKDLKNAYELGKRLVEKAKE, from the coding sequence ATGAAAGCTATTTTTATAAATGGAGGGCCACGTAAGAAATGGAGCACCTATCAAATGCTTGAAAAGGCAATGGAAGGTGCAAAAGATGCAGGATCCGAAGTTGAAATTATAAATCTTTATGATTATAATTTCATAGGATGTAAAAGCTGTTTTGCATGTAAACTTAAAAATGCAAAAACAAACGGATTATGTGCTATAAAAGATGAAATAACACCCATACTTGAAAAAGCATTGAACGCCGATGTCATTGTAATGGGAAGTCCGATCTATTTTTATTTCACTACCGGCGTTTTAAGGTCATTCATGGAGCGTTTAATGTTTCCAATCCTGTCATATAATCCAAAAGTCAATGAAAAAACCGGAGAAGTTGAAAGTAGCCTACTTGGCAGAACCGTTCCAACAGCAATGATTTATACAACCGGCGCTCCAAAGGAAGCTGCAGAAGAATTTAAACCTAATCTTGATGCGAACAAATACTTCCTTGAAACCCTTTACGGTTATACTGAAACACTGTATGCACATTTCACATACCAATTCAAAAACTATTCAAAATATGATGTGCCTGAAGGGCTGGAAGAAAGCAGATCAAAGCAACGGGACGAACAATTCCCTAAAGACTTAAAAAATGCTTATGAGTTAGGCAAAAGATTAGTTGAAAAAGCAAAGGAATAA